A genomic window from Punica granatum isolate Tunisia-2019 chromosome 2, ASM765513v2, whole genome shotgun sequence includes:
- the LOC116198072 gene encoding zinc finger BED domain-containing protein RICESLEEPER 2-like produces the protein MDLSDAVMFNSSRLKSVVWNDFDRVKKGDNLMAICKHCKKRMSGSGTSGTSHLRNHLMRCQRRGNHDIVQFASRGKKRGRPPALGNTSFNQDPKEEISPLAVIKPDDPIKDETVPVTALTSNFDQRRSQFDLARMIILHGYPLNMVEHIGFRRFVKNVQPLFELASSNKVEADCLEIYEKEKQKLFEMLDKLPGKISLALDVWSSSDDSLYFSLISHFIDDSWQLKKKILSFLKIDSSNTEDMQADSIMTCLMDWDIDRKLFSVTSDGSSTNTIVSRIKDRLMQNRFLFGNGQLFDVQCLASLLNLMVQHAMEALHEVIPKVRGSIRYVKSSRVMQEKFKQMTQRENIEGPKCLSLDNRLRWDSTYRMLEAALVYKGAFALLRENDPKFISWPSDVEWEKVGSVTGFLNVFLDIMNDFSRSKCPTANIYFPLICDIHLKLISWCESSDEFISSLAMKMRNEFDDYWERCSLGLAVAVFLDPRFKMKLVEYYFPQIYGSGAQERINNISNHIKALYNEHSIGSPLASADHCLAWQVDGSSGGISSPGSSSSNRLVGFEKFLNETSQSDGAKTDLDKYLEEPLFPRNVDFNVLNWWKVHTPRYPILSMMARNVLGIQMSKVSSESAFDLMGKILERDRSSLGAATLQALMCSQDWIGSELES, from the coding sequence ATGGACTTGTCGGATGCAGTTATGTTCAATTCCAGCAGATTGAAGTCTGTTGTATGGAATGACTTCGATAGGGTCAAGAAAGGTGACAACCTCATGGCTATCTGCAAACACTGCAAGAAACGGATGAGCGGGTCGGGTACCAGTGGGACATCTCATCTGAGAAATCACCTGATGAGGTGCCAGAGGAGAGGAAATCATGACATTGTTCAATTTGCTTCAAGGGGTAAGAAAAGAGGGCGGCCCCCTGCCCTAGGGAATACGAGTTTCAACCAAGATCCGAAGGAGGAGATTTCACCTCTTGCAGTCATTAAACCTGATGACCCGATTAAGGATGAGACCGTGCCAGTTACTGCTTTAACTAGTAACTTTGATCAGAGAAGAAGCCAATTCGATCTTGCCCGGATGATAATTTTACATGGCTACCCATTGAATATGGTTGAGCATATTGGTTTCAGAAGATTTGTCAAGAATGTTCAGCCGCTTTTTGAGCTCGCGAGCTCAAATAAAGTTGAGGCTGACTGTTTGGAAATCTATGAGAAAGAAAAGCAGAAATTATTTGAGATGCTGGATAAATTGCCCGGGAAAATTAGCCTCGCTCTTGATGTGTGGAGCAGTTCTGATGATTCTCTGTATTTCAGCCTCATCTCACACTTTATAGACGATTCTTGgcaactgaagaagaagatactGAGTTTTCTGAAGATAGATTCTTCTAATACTGAAGACATGCAGGCAGATTCCATCATGACGTGCCTGATGGACTGGGACATTGATCGGAAGTTGTTCTCTGTGACATCTGATGGTTCTAGTACAAACACAATTGTCTCCAGGATTAAGGACCGCCTGATGCAGAATAGGTTCCTTTTCGGCAACGGTCAGCTCTTTGATGTGCAATGTTTGGCGAGTCTTCTCAACCTTATGGTCCAGCATGCCATGGAAGCTCTACATGAGGTGATTCCAAAGGTTCGAGGAAGCATTCGATATGTCAAGAGCTCACGAGTGATGCAAGAGAAATTTAAACAGATGACACAGCGAGAGAATATTGAGGGCCCGAAGTGCTTATCTCTTGACAACAGATTGAGATGGGACTCAACCTATAGAATGCTCGAGGCTGCTTTAGTGTACAAGGGTGCATTTGCTCTTTTGCGAGAAAATGACCCAAAGTTTATATCCTGGCCCTCTGATGTGGAGTGGGAGAAAGTTGGTTCTGTTACTGGCTTCTTAAATGTCTTTCTGGACATTATGAATGATTTCTCTCGAAGCAAGTGCCCCACTGCGAACATATATTTTCCTCTGATATGCGACATTCACTTGAAGTTGATTTCGTGGTGTGAAAGTTCAGATGAATTCATCAGTTCTTTGGCCATGAAGATGAGGAATGAGTTCGATGACTATTGGGAGAGGTGTAGTTTGGGTTTGGCAGTTGCAGTCTTCTTGGACCCTCGGTTCAAGATGAAGTTGGTGGAGTATTACTTCCCCCAAATTTATGGTAGTGGTGCTCAAGAACGGATCAACAACATTTCTAACCATATAAAGGCGCTCTACAATGAACACTCGATTGGGTCCCCGTTAGCATCTGCTGATCACTGTCTTGCATGGCAGGTTGATGGAAGTTCAGGTGGCATATCGAGTCCTGGAAGTAGTTCAAGCAATAGGCTGGTCGGGTTCGAGAAATTCCTCAACGAAACTTCTCAGTCTGATGGCGCAAAAACTGATCTGGACAAGTACTTGGAAGAGCCTCTCTTCCCTCGAAACGTAGACTTTAACGTACTGAACTGGTGGAAAGTTCACACTCCCCGGTATCCCATACTGTCTATGATGGCCCGAAACGTGCTGGGGATCCAGATGTCTAAAGTTTCATCAGAGTCGGCATTTGACTTGATGGGCAAAATCCTGGAACGTGATCGTAGTTCTCTGGGCGCCGCAACACTGCAAGCGCTGATGTGCTCGCAGGACTGGATCGGGAGCGAGCTGGAAAGTTGA
- the LOC116198073 gene encoding ATP-dependent DNA helicase PIF1-like encodes MMVGRILPAVVSGCRNYSSRSSGHGRNWAKNANLQKAAFEESPPRRAPRTRIKWTEEQARVISAISSGRSVFVTGSAGTGKTALVKHAIKLLQKSLGRSKVFVTASTGIAAYALGGQTLHSFAGIGPPVNDRELLLERVLSDRRAIRRWKRALALFIDEISMIDGELFDHLEFIAREVRESGKSWGGIQLVVCGDFFQLPPVNKRGYLRLNKEFAFEADCWDSSFGLQVELTKVFRQSEERLIKLLQGIRKGQIDPEDMLFLEKSCSLNDKLDASVVRLHPRNEDVNYVNEERMSELGKERYLFVAEDSGIEQAMRQLRFGLAPDEIFLCEGARVMFVKNVDTSCGLINGATGTIIGFMEDKAGVSSNVCQGGGVLPVVKFDSGQIIVVEPETWCLMEANTVVARRRQIPLILAWALSIHKCQGMTLDRAHMDLSRAFGYGMVYVALSRVRNLTGLYLSGLNPSKIKAHPKVLKFYERITNQQDTE; translated from the coding sequence ATGATGGTGGGGAGAATCTTGCCGGCCGTGGTCTCTGGTTGTCGGAATTACAGCAGCCGGAGCTCAGGACACGGTCGGAACTGGGCTAAAAACGCGAACTTGCAGAAGGCCGCCTTCGAGGAGAGCCCTCCGAGGAGGGCGCCGAGGACCAGAATCAAGTGGACGGAGGAACAGGCGAGGGTCATCTCCGCCATCTCGTCCGGCCGGTCCGTGTTTGTCACCGGATCTGCCGGAACTGGGAAGACCGCTCTCGTAAAGCACGCAATCAAGCTGCTGCAGAAATCACTCGGCCGGTCCAAGGTCTTCGTCACGGCTTCGACTGGCATTGCGGCCTACGCCCTCGGCGGCCAGACACTGCATTCTTTCGCGGGTATCGGGCCGCCTGTGAACGACCGGGAACTTCTTCTCGAGAGGGTTTTGTCGGATAGGAGAGCCATCAGGAGATGGAAGAGGGCTCTGGCATTGTTCATAGATGAAATCAGCATGATAGATGGGGAGCTGTTCGATCACCTCGAGTTCATCGCCCGGGAGGTTCGGGAGTCAGGCAAATCATGGGGCGGTATTCAGCTCGTCGTGTGCGGGGACTTTTTCCAGTTGCCCCCTGTGAACAAGAGAGGGTACTTGCGTTTGAATAAGGAATTCGCGTTCGAGGCTGATTGCTGGGACTCCAGCTTCGGCCTGCAGGTCGAGCTCACGAAGGTCTTTAGGCAATCCGAGGAGAGGCTTATCAAGCTGCTTCAGGGGATAAGGAAGGGGCAGATCGATCCCGAAGATATGTTGTTCTTGGAGAAGTCTTGTTCCTTGAACGATAAACTGGACGCTTCAGTAGTGAGATTGCATCCTCGGAACGAGGATGTGAACTATGTGAATGAGGAGAGGATGTCGGAATTGGGCAAGGAACGTTACCTCTTCGTTGCGGAAGACAGTGGTATAGAGCAGGCCATGAGGCAGCTTCGGTTCGGGCTAGCGCCCGATGAGATCTTTCTCTGCGAGGGGGCGAGGGTGATGTTTGTGAAGAACGTGGACACGTCTTGCGGGCTGATCAATGGGGCCACCGGGACCATCATCGGGTTCATGGAGGACAAGGCTGGAGTTTCCTCAAACGTATGCCAAGGAGGCGGAGTTCTGCCTGTCGTGAAATTCGATTCAGGGCAGATTATTGTGGTCGAACCTGAGACGTGGTGTCTAATGGAAGCAAACACCGTTGTTGCTAGGAGAAGGCAGATACCACTCATTCTGGCCTGGGCCCTGAGCATTCACAAGTGCCAGGGAATGACTCTTGATAGGGCTCACATGGATCTTTCCCGGGCTTTCGGGTACGGGATGGTGTACGTGGCACTCTCCCGGGTGAGGAACCTGACCGGACTCTACTTGTCAGGCCTCAATCCCTCGAAGATCAAGGCCCACCCGAAGGTCTTGAAATTCTACGAGAGAATCACCAATCAGCAAGACACAGAGTGA
- the LOC116198074 gene encoding integrin-linked protein kinase 1 isoform X3, producing the protein MDAKPPQSRFTLGRQSSLAPNRQGSRDDGDDPEGLEAVEPGVRLMYSANEGDLDSIQDLLASGTNVNFKDIDGRTALHIAACQGRTDVVQLLLDRSAEVDPKDRWGSTPLADAVYYKNQNVIKLLETHGAKPPMAPMHVQNSREVPEYEIDPKELDFTDSVNITKGTFRSASWRGIRVAVKTLGEELFTDEDKIKAFRDELTLLQKLRHPNIVQFLGAVTQSSPMMIVTEYLPKGDLREYLRRRGALKPVTAVKFALDIARGMNYLHEHKPEAIIHRDLEPSKMLKVAKTVKEDLPVTRQDTSWRYVAPEVFRNEEYDTKVDVFSFALILQEMIEGSPPFSSIPEYEVPKAYVANQRPPFRASAKRYPYGLKEVIEECWHEEPFNRPTFSQVIKRLDYINDQIARDNRWKGFCSQLAALLWMEKDICKLPRSYYLFHGNVECRGFTAGRDW; encoded by the exons atGGACGCCAAGCCTCCCCAGTCCCGATTCACGCTCGGCAGGCAGTCCTCCCTGGCCCCCAACCGACAGGGCTCGCGGGACGATGGCGACGACCCCGAAGGCCTCGAGGCGGTGGAACCCGGGGTCCGCCTCATGTACTCCGCCAACGAGGGCGATCTCGACTCGATTCAGGACCTCCTCGCCTCCGGCACCAACGTCAACTTCAAGGACATCGACGGCCGCACCGCCCTCCACATTGCCGCCTGCCAGGGCCGCACCGATGTCGTCCAGCTGCTCCTCGACCGCAGCGCCGAGGTTGACCCCAAGGACCGCTGGGGCAGCACG CCTCTGGCAGATGCAGTGTATTACAAGAACCAAAATGTGATAAAGCTCTTGGAGACACATGGCGCCAAACCTCCT ATGGCCCCCATGCACGTTCAGAATTCTCGGGAGGTCCCTGAATATGAGATTGATCCCAAAGAACTTGATTTTACTGACAGTGTAAACATAACTAAG GGAACCTTCCGCAGTGCATCATGGCGTGGAATCCGGGTGGCTGTTAAAACCCTTGGAGAGGAATTGTTCACTGATGAAGATAAAAT AAAGGCTTTCAGGGATGAACTCACCCTTCTTCAGAAGCTACGTCATCCAAACATTGTGCAATTTTTGGGTGCTGTTACACAGAGCAGTCCGATGATGATTGTCACTGAGTATCTACCCAAG GGAGATCTACGGGAGTATCTGAGGCGGAGAGGTGCATTAAAGCCCGTAACTGCTGTTAAGTTTGCTCTTGACATTGCAAG AGGAATGAATTATCTGCATGAGCATAAACCGGAAGCAATTATACACCGGGATCTTGAGCCCTC CAAAATGCTTAAAGTTGCAAAAACTGTTAAAGAAGATCTACCTGTGACCCGACAAGACACTTCCT GGCGATATGTGGCTCCAGAGGTTTTCAGAAATGAAGAATATGATACAAAAGTAGACGTATTTTCATTTGCTTTAATCTTGCAAGAG ATGATTGAAGGCTCTCCACCGTTCTCTTCAATACCCGAATATGAGGTTCCCAAAGCTTATGTTGCTAATCAGCGCCCACCATTTAGAGCTTCAGCAAAGCGTTATCCTTACGGATTGAAAGA GGTAATTGAAGAGTGCTGGCATGAAGAGCCATTCAACAGACCGACCTTTAGTCAAGTGATTAAGAGATTGGATTATATCAATGACCAAATCGCTCGTGACAACCGCTGGAAG GGTTTTTGCAGCCAACTTGCTGCTTTGCTATGGATGGAGAAAGATATATGTAAACTGCCCCGCAGTTATTATTTGTTCCATGGGAATGTGGAATGCAGAGGATTCACTGCAGGTAGAGATTGGTGA
- the LOC116198074 gene encoding integrin-linked protein kinase 1 isoform X1: MDAKPPQSRFTLGRQSSLAPNRQGSRDDGDDPEGLEAVEPGVRLMYSANEGDLDSIQDLLASGTNVNFKDIDGRTALHIAACQGRTDVVQLLLDRSAEVDPKDRWGSTPLADAVYYKNQNVIKLLETHGAKPPMAPMHVQNSREVPEYEIDPKELDFTDSVNITKGTFRSASWRGIRVAVKTLGEELFTDEDKIKAFRDELTLLQKLRHPNIVQFLGAVTQSSPMMIVTEYLPKGDLREYLRRRGALKPVTAVKFALDIARGMNYLHEHKPEAIIHRDLEPSNILRDDSGHLKVADFGVSKMLKVAKTVKEDLPVTRQDTSWRYVAPEVFRNEEYDTKVDVFSFALILQEMIEGSPPFSSIPEYEVPKAYVANQRPPFRASAKRYPYGLKEVIEECWHEEPFNRPTFSQVIKRLDYINDQIARDNRWKGFCSQLAALLWMEKDICKLPRSYYLFHGNVECRGFTAGRDW; this comes from the exons atGGACGCCAAGCCTCCCCAGTCCCGATTCACGCTCGGCAGGCAGTCCTCCCTGGCCCCCAACCGACAGGGCTCGCGGGACGATGGCGACGACCCCGAAGGCCTCGAGGCGGTGGAACCCGGGGTCCGCCTCATGTACTCCGCCAACGAGGGCGATCTCGACTCGATTCAGGACCTCCTCGCCTCCGGCACCAACGTCAACTTCAAGGACATCGACGGCCGCACCGCCCTCCACATTGCCGCCTGCCAGGGCCGCACCGATGTCGTCCAGCTGCTCCTCGACCGCAGCGCCGAGGTTGACCCCAAGGACCGCTGGGGCAGCACG CCTCTGGCAGATGCAGTGTATTACAAGAACCAAAATGTGATAAAGCTCTTGGAGACACATGGCGCCAAACCTCCT ATGGCCCCCATGCACGTTCAGAATTCTCGGGAGGTCCCTGAATATGAGATTGATCCCAAAGAACTTGATTTTACTGACAGTGTAAACATAACTAAG GGAACCTTCCGCAGTGCATCATGGCGTGGAATCCGGGTGGCTGTTAAAACCCTTGGAGAGGAATTGTTCACTGATGAAGATAAAAT AAAGGCTTTCAGGGATGAACTCACCCTTCTTCAGAAGCTACGTCATCCAAACATTGTGCAATTTTTGGGTGCTGTTACACAGAGCAGTCCGATGATGATTGTCACTGAGTATCTACCCAAG GGAGATCTACGGGAGTATCTGAGGCGGAGAGGTGCATTAAAGCCCGTAACTGCTGTTAAGTTTGCTCTTGACATTGCAAG AGGAATGAATTATCTGCATGAGCATAAACCGGAAGCAATTATACACCGGGATCTTGAGCCCTC AAATATACTGCGGGATGATTCTGGGCATCTGAAAGTTGCAGACTTTGGTGTCAGCAAAATGCTTAAAGTTGCAAAAACTGTTAAAGAAGATCTACCTGTGACCCGACAAGACACTTCCT GGCGATATGTGGCTCCAGAGGTTTTCAGAAATGAAGAATATGATACAAAAGTAGACGTATTTTCATTTGCTTTAATCTTGCAAGAG ATGATTGAAGGCTCTCCACCGTTCTCTTCAATACCCGAATATGAGGTTCCCAAAGCTTATGTTGCTAATCAGCGCCCACCATTTAGAGCTTCAGCAAAGCGTTATCCTTACGGATTGAAAGA GGTAATTGAAGAGTGCTGGCATGAAGAGCCATTCAACAGACCGACCTTTAGTCAAGTGATTAAGAGATTGGATTATATCAATGACCAAATCGCTCGTGACAACCGCTGGAAG GGTTTTTGCAGCCAACTTGCTGCTTTGCTATGGATGGAGAAAGATATATGTAAACTGCCCCGCAGTTATTATTTGTTCCATGGGAATGTGGAATGCAGAGGATTCACTGCAGGTAGAGATTGGTGA
- the LOC116198074 gene encoding integrin-linked protein kinase 1 isoform X2: MDAKPPQSRFTLGRQSSLAPNRQGSRDDGDDPEGLEAVEPGVRLMYSANEGDLDSIQDLLASGTNVNFKDIDGRTALHIAACQGRTDVVQLLLDRSAEVDPKDRWGSTPLADAVYYKNQNVIKLLETHGAKPPMAPMHVQNSREVPEYEIDPKELDFTDSVNITKGTFRSASWRGIRVAVKTLGEELFTDEDKIKAFRDELTLLQKLRHPNIVQFLGAVTQSSPMMIVTEYLPKGDLREYLRRRGALKPVTAVKFALDIARGMNYLHEHKPEAIIHRDLEPSNILRDDSGHLKVADFGVSKMLKVAKTVKEDLPVTRQDTSWRYVAPEVFRNEEYDTKVDVFSFALILQEMIEGSPPFSSIPEYEVPKAYVANQRPPFRASAKRYPYGLKEVIEECWHEEPFNRPTFSQVIKRLDYINDQIARDNRWKAKPLRCFQKLGFILKRDYSNPSTRSSQSTTR; this comes from the exons atGGACGCCAAGCCTCCCCAGTCCCGATTCACGCTCGGCAGGCAGTCCTCCCTGGCCCCCAACCGACAGGGCTCGCGGGACGATGGCGACGACCCCGAAGGCCTCGAGGCGGTGGAACCCGGGGTCCGCCTCATGTACTCCGCCAACGAGGGCGATCTCGACTCGATTCAGGACCTCCTCGCCTCCGGCACCAACGTCAACTTCAAGGACATCGACGGCCGCACCGCCCTCCACATTGCCGCCTGCCAGGGCCGCACCGATGTCGTCCAGCTGCTCCTCGACCGCAGCGCCGAGGTTGACCCCAAGGACCGCTGGGGCAGCACG CCTCTGGCAGATGCAGTGTATTACAAGAACCAAAATGTGATAAAGCTCTTGGAGACACATGGCGCCAAACCTCCT ATGGCCCCCATGCACGTTCAGAATTCTCGGGAGGTCCCTGAATATGAGATTGATCCCAAAGAACTTGATTTTACTGACAGTGTAAACATAACTAAG GGAACCTTCCGCAGTGCATCATGGCGTGGAATCCGGGTGGCTGTTAAAACCCTTGGAGAGGAATTGTTCACTGATGAAGATAAAAT AAAGGCTTTCAGGGATGAACTCACCCTTCTTCAGAAGCTACGTCATCCAAACATTGTGCAATTTTTGGGTGCTGTTACACAGAGCAGTCCGATGATGATTGTCACTGAGTATCTACCCAAG GGAGATCTACGGGAGTATCTGAGGCGGAGAGGTGCATTAAAGCCCGTAACTGCTGTTAAGTTTGCTCTTGACATTGCAAG AGGAATGAATTATCTGCATGAGCATAAACCGGAAGCAATTATACACCGGGATCTTGAGCCCTC AAATATACTGCGGGATGATTCTGGGCATCTGAAAGTTGCAGACTTTGGTGTCAGCAAAATGCTTAAAGTTGCAAAAACTGTTAAAGAAGATCTACCTGTGACCCGACAAGACACTTCCT GGCGATATGTGGCTCCAGAGGTTTTCAGAAATGAAGAATATGATACAAAAGTAGACGTATTTTCATTTGCTTTAATCTTGCAAGAG ATGATTGAAGGCTCTCCACCGTTCTCTTCAATACCCGAATATGAGGTTCCCAAAGCTTATGTTGCTAATCAGCGCCCACCATTTAGAGCTTCAGCAAAGCGTTATCCTTACGGATTGAAAGA GGTAATTGAAGAGTGCTGGCATGAAGAGCCATTCAACAGACCGACCTTTAGTCAAGTGATTAAGAGATTGGATTATATCAATGACCAAATCGCTCGTGACAACCGCTGGAAG GCGAAGCCGCTTAGGTGCTTCCAGAAATTGGGCTTCATTTTAAAGAGGGACTATTCGAATCCAAGCACCCGGTCGTCTCAGTCCACCACAAGATGA